From Pan paniscus chromosome 6, NHGRI_mPanPan1-v2.0_pri, whole genome shotgun sequence, one genomic window encodes:
- the CYP2W1 gene encoding cytochrome P450 2W1, with protein MALLLLLFLGLLGLWGLLCACAQDPSPAARWPPGPRPLPLVGNLHLLRLSQQDRSLMELSERYGPVFTVHLGRQKTVVLTGFEAVKEALAGPGQELADRPPIAIFQLIQRGGGIFFSSGARWRAARRFTVRALHSLGVGREPVADKILQELKCLSGQLDGYRGRPFPLALLGWAPSNITFALLFGRRFDYRDPVFVSLLGLIDEVMVLLGSPGLQLFNVYPWLGALLQLHRPVLRKIEEVRAILRTLLEARRPHMCVGDPVRSYVDALIQQGQGDDPEGLFAEANAVACTLDMVMAGTETTSATLQWAALLMGRHPDVQGRVQEELDRVLGPGRTPRLEDQQALPYTSAVLHEVQRFITLLPHVPRCTAADTQLGGFLLPKGTPVIPLLTSVLLDETQWQTPGQFNPGHFLDANGHFVKREAFLPFSAGRRVCVGERLARTELFLLFAGLLQRYRLLPPPGVSPASLDTTPARAFTMRPRAQALCAVPRP; from the exons ATGGCCCTGCTGCTCTTGCTGTTCCTGGGCCTCCTGGGGCTCTGGGGGCTGCTCTGCGCCTGCGCCCAAGACCCCTCCCCAGCCGCCCGGTGGCCCCCGGGGCCTCGGCCGCTGCCGCTCGTCGGGAACCTGCACTTGCTGCGTCTGTCGCAACAGGACCGGTCCCTGATGGAG CTCTCAGAACGCTACGGGCCGGTGTTCACCGTGCACCTGGGGCGCCAGAAGACGGTGGTGCTGACGGGGTTCGAGGCGGTCAAAGAGGCGCTGGCGGGCCCCGGGCAGGAGCTGGCCGACCGGCCTCCCATCGCCATCTTCCAGCTCATCCAGCGAGGTGGAG GCATCTTCTTCTCATCTGGGGCGCGCTGGAGGGCTGCCCGCCGGTTCACGGTGCGTGCCCTGCACAGCCTGGGCGTGGGCCGGGAGCCGGTGGCTGACAAGATTCTGCAGGAGCTGAAATGCCTCTCGGGGCAGCTGGACGGCTACAGAG GCCGGCCCTTCCCGCTGGCCCTACTGGGCTGGGCTCCCTCCAACATCACCTTCGCGCTCCTCTTCGGCCGCCGATTTGACTACCGGGACCCCGTGTTTGTGTCCCTGCTGGGTCTCATCGATGAGGTGATGGTGCTCTTGGGGTCCCCTGGCCTGCAG cTGTTCAACGTCTACCCGTGGCTCGGGGCCCTGCTCCAGCTGCACCGGCCCGTCCTGCGCAAGATCGAGGAGGTCCGTGCCATTCTGAGGACCCTCCTGGAGGCGCGGAGGCCCCACATGTGCGTGGGGGACCCCGTGCGCAGCTACGTGGACGCCCTGATCCAGCAGGGACAG GGGGATGACCCCGAGGGCCTGTTTGCTGAGGCCAACGCGGTGGCCTGCACCCTGGACATGGTCATGGCCGGGACGGAGACGACCTCGGCCACGCTGCAGTGGGCCGCACTTCTGATGGGCCGGCACCCGGACGTGCAGG GCCGGGTGCAGGAGGAGCTAGACCGCGTGCTGGGCCCTGGGCGGACTCCCCGGCTGGAGGACCAGCAGGCTCTGCCCTACACAAGCGCCGTGCTCCACGAGGTGCAGCGGTTCATCACGCTCCTGCCGCACGTGCCCCGCTGCACCGCCGCCGACACCCAGCTGGGCGGCTTCCTGCTCCCCAAG GGCACGCCCGTGATTCCCCTGCTGACCTCGGTGCTCCTGGATGAGACACAGTGGCAGACCCCAGGCCAGTTCAACCCCGGCCATTTCCTGGACGCAAATGGGCACTTTGTGAAGCGGGAggccttcctgcctttctctgcAG GCCGCCGCGTCTGTGTTGGGGAGCGCCTGGCCAGGACCGAGCTCTTCCTGCTGTTTGCTGGCCTCCTGCAGAGGTACCGCCTGCTGCCCCCGCCTGGCGTCAGTCCGGCCTCCCTGGACACCACGCCCGCCCGGGCTTTTACCATGAGGCCGCGGGCCCAGGCCCTGTGTGCGGTGCCCAGGCCCTAG